GCGAGCAGGCGCAGGAACGCCTCGCGGTGCCAGGGCCGTCTGGCCTGGGCTTCGGCCAGCAGGTCCCACGGGCCCTCGACGTCGAGGCCCGGGGGTGCGGCGGTGGAACTCGGATCACGCTCGTCCGGCGGCTGCGTCGGACGATGTCGGGCCACCGCGAGCAGGGTGGCCCACGGCGTCGGATCGGCCGGCGCGTACCGGCTCGCCGTCCGGGCCGCCTGCCAGGCCAAGGCGCCGAGCGCGCCCTCCCGCGGATCTCCGGCCCGGGCCGCGCGCAACGTGCGCACCATCGCCACCCGGGCGTAGAGCAGCCGGGCATCCGGGTCCTGCGGATCCTCGCTCACCCAGGTCTCGGCCTGGTCGGTGCCGGCCACCACGGAACCGAGCAACAGCGAGCGCTGCGACCGCACCGCCGCGTCACCGCGGCACTGCGCCAGCGAGTCCCGGGCCAGTCCCCGTCGTCCGGCCCGCAGTTCCGTCCTGGCCTGAGCCAGCGTGTGGTCGGCTCCCGCCGGATCCCACACGAACCCCCCGCGCATGCCGACGCCACCTCCTTCATCCTGTGCTGATATCGACGACCCCCGCCGCTGATCACATGGAGTAGTTATTCTTGCGCACAGGGCGAGTACAGGCAATGGGCCGACGGGATTAAATTCTCGTACCGGTGACTTAGGTGATCTTTGGCTCATCCCTCGTTTGGATCAGTGAACTGGTTCACATACGGATAATCAGGGCAAGGTCGCCTTCGTGGCCGACACCGAACTCGAAGAAGCCTCCCCACCGCAGTGGAGCCAGCCGGACACGGGCACGAAGCGCTCGCGCCGGATGCTCGTCACCGTGACCGTGCTCCTGCTCGCCTTCGCGGTCGGCGGCGTGCTCTGGGCCAAGGGCGCGTACTGGGCCCCGGTCCGGCTCAACCAGGTCATCGGCGCCGAATACACCGTGGCCGGCCGCGCCCCCGCGCTGCCCTGGCCCGCGCGGGGTGAGGCCTACCTCGACGTCGTCGGCATGGGCCCGATCGGTTCGTCCGGCCCGGCCGAGACCCAGGTGCCCATCGCCAGCGTGACCAAGACCATGACGGCGTTCCAGGTCCTCAAGGACCATCCGCTCGCCGCCGGGCAGGACGGGCCGACCATCGAGGTCTCCCCGGCGTTGTTCGCGGCCGCGCGCAGCGCCGACGCCAGCGAATCCGGGATCGCGATCCAGTCCGGCGAGGAGCTGACCGAGCGTCAGGCGCTCGAGGGCATGCTGCTGCCGTCGGCGGGGAACATGGCCCGGATGCTGGCCGCCTGGGACGCCGGCTCGGTGCCCGCGTTCGTCGACCGGATGAACGCCGAGGCTCACGCGCTCGGGATGAGCCACACCACATATGCGGACCCGGCCGGGATCGACTCGAACAGCCGCAGCACCGCGCACGACCAGGTCATGCTCGGCGAGCAGGTGCTCAACGACCCGACCTTCGCGGGCATCGTCGCGCTCAAGTCGGCGCAGGTGCCGGTGGCCGGCCTCGTCAGCAACACCAACCACCTGCTCGGCATCGACGGCGACATCGGCATCAAGACGGGTTCGACCTCGGAAGCGGGTGGCTGCCTGCTGTTCGCCACCAAGAGCGTCGTCAACGGTGTGCCGGTGACGATGGTCGGCGCGGTGCTCGGCCAGCCCGGCCCGCTGTGGTCGATCATGGACCGGGCGCAGACGGTGGCCCGCGGTCTGATCGAGGCGGCGCAGCGCTCCCTGGTGACGACGACAGTGGCGCACTCGGGCAAGACGATCGCGGTGTTCCATCAGCGCGGCCATGCCGACATCCCGCTGGTGGCCGGCTCCGACGTGACCGTGGTCGGCTGGCCGTCGCTGCGCTACACGCTGGACATCTCTCAGGACGGTTCGCTGCAGATCTCCAGCGCCCGCGCCCCGGACACCGTCATGGCGTCGGAGAAGCTGGCGCGGGAGAACCTCTGAGAGGCGCGGCGGCGCACTACATACTCCGCGCGTCCCCGGGCCCGTGCTCATCGGCGGCGGCCCGCCGCGCGACCAGTCCGGCCAGCACGGTCTCGAGCCCGAGTTCGAACGCGCCTTTGTCGATGTCGCGCGAGCGCGCCTGGAGCAGGTGAGCTCGGCTCAGATGCGGGTAGTCGGTGCCGTACGTCGCCGGGTCGGGTGAGAAGCCGCCGGCGAAGGAGCTCATCGCGGCGCCGGCGACGAGGAAGCGCATCAGCGCGCCGATCTCAGTGGCCTCACGCGGCGGCCAGCCGGCGTCGACGAGCGCGCCGTAGACCTCGTCGGCCAGCCGGAGCGCGGCGGGCCGGCGGCCGGGACCGTGCACGATCACCGGCACCAGGTTCGGATGCTCGGCGAGTACCTCGCGGTACGAGCGGGCCCACTCCGGCAGCGCCTGCGCCCAGGGCAGATCGCGCAGCGCGGACAGGTCTACTTTCGCGGTGACCTGGTCGGCCACCGCGTCGAGCAGGTCGTCCATGGTGGCGAAGTGGTTGTAGAGCGACGGGCCGCTCACGCCGAGGCGCGCGGCGAGTCTGCGGGTGCTCAGCGCGCCGAGGCCTTCCTCGTC
This genomic window from Actinospica robiniae DSM 44927 contains:
- a CDS encoding D-alanyl-D-alanine carboxypeptidase family protein, whose amino-acid sequence is MADTELEEASPPQWSQPDTGTKRSRRMLVTVTVLLLAFAVGGVLWAKGAYWAPVRLNQVIGAEYTVAGRAPALPWPARGEAYLDVVGMGPIGSSGPAETQVPIASVTKTMTAFQVLKDHPLAAGQDGPTIEVSPALFAAARSADASESGIAIQSGEELTERQALEGMLLPSAGNMARMLAAWDAGSVPAFVDRMNAEAHALGMSHTTYADPAGIDSNSRSTAHDQVMLGEQVLNDPTFAGIVALKSAQVPVAGLVSNTNHLLGIDGDIGIKTGSTSEAGGCLLFATKSVVNGVPVTMVGAVLGQPGPLWSIMDRAQTVARGLIEAAQRSLVTTTVAHSGKTIAVFHQRGHADIPLVAGSDVTVVGWPSLRYTLDISQDGSLQISSARAPDTVMASEKLARENL
- a CDS encoding TetR/AcrR family transcriptional regulator → MARPRSPLLSREKIVEAALALIDEEGLGALSTRRLAARLGVSGPSLYNHFATMDDLLDAVADQVTAKVDLSALRDLPWAQALPEWARSYREVLAEHPNLVPVIVHGPGRRPAALRLADEVYGALVDAGWPPREATEIGALMRFLVAGAAMSSFAGGFSPDPATYGTDYPHLSRAHLLQARSRDIDKGAFELGLETVLAGLVARRAAADEHGPGDARSM